From the Candidatus Saccharimonadales bacterium genome, one window contains:
- a CDS encoding inositol-3-phosphate synthase — translation MGKIKLAVVGVGNCFSSLLQGIEYYKNAQDDSFVPGVMHVNFGGYHIKDIEIVAAFDVNANKVGKDVADAIYAEPNNTTVFAKAPKTGVKVQMGPILDGVNKYTAELVPVPNKKPVDVVKELKAAGAEVVINYLPVGSQEATEFYAQAAIDAGCGFVNCIPVFIASDKKWARKFADADLPVIGDDIKAQVGATITHRTLVNLFLDRGMKIERTYQLNTGGNTDFLNMLERDRLVSKKTSKTEAVTSMIEARGQRIDPDDIHVGPSDYVPWQKDNKICFLRIESKHFGDVPMDMEVRLSVEDSPNSAGVAIDSVRCLKLALDHGLKGAIVEPAAFFQKHPPVQIEDRRARELVEEYIVKYGQKSKARTAV, via the coding sequence ATGGGTAAGATAAAACTCGCGGTGGTAGGAGTCGGTAACTGTTTTAGCTCCCTGCTCCAAGGTATTGAATATTATAAAAACGCCCAGGACGATTCGTTCGTGCCGGGAGTGATGCACGTTAATTTCGGCGGCTATCATATAAAGGATATCGAAATCGTGGCGGCCTTTGACGTTAATGCCAATAAAGTCGGCAAAGACGTGGCCGACGCCATTTATGCCGAACCGAACAACACCACGGTGTTTGCTAAGGCGCCTAAAACCGGTGTTAAGGTTCAGATGGGGCCGATACTCGATGGGGTCAATAAATATACCGCCGAGTTAGTGCCGGTACCCAATAAAAAACCAGTCGACGTTGTCAAAGAGTTAAAAGCCGCTGGCGCCGAGGTGGTTATCAATTATCTACCGGTCGGCAGCCAGGAAGCCACCGAATTTTACGCCCAGGCGGCGATTGACGCTGGCTGCGGTTTCGTCAACTGTATTCCGGTTTTCATCGCATCGGACAAGAAGTGGGCCAGGAAATTTGCCGATGCCGATCTGCCTGTCATCGGCGACGACATCAAAGCCCAGGTAGGAGCGACCATCACCCACCGCACGCTGGTTAATTTGTTTTTAGACCGCGGCATGAAGATCGAGCGGACTTACCAGCTCAACACTGGCGGGAATACCGATTTTCTCAATATGTTGGAGCGCGATCGGTTGGTGTCAAAAAAGACGTCAAAAACCGAGGCCGTGACATCTATGATCGAAGCGCGGGGTCAGCGTATCGACCCGGACGATATTCATGTTGGCCCCAGCGATTACGTGCCCTGGCAAAAAGACAACAAAATTTGCTTTCTTCGGATTGAAAGCAAGCATTTTGGCGACGTGCCGATGGATATGGAAGTGCGTTTGAGCGTTGAAGATTCGCCCAACTCGGCCGGCGTAGCCATCGATTCGGTCCGATGCCTAAAACTGGCGCTTGATCATGGGCTTAAAGGGGCAATCGTCGAACCGGCGGCGTTTTTCCAAAAACATCCGCCTGTCCAGATTGAAGACCGCCGAGCGCGGGAGCTGGTCGAAGAATATATTGTTAAATACGGCCAAAAATCGAAGGCCAGAACAGCGGTCTAG